Within Sorangiineae bacterium MSr11367, the genomic segment CGTTCGCGCAACGCGAGGGCGCGGGGCGTGGGCACCATGCGATGGCCAGCGCGGACGAAGAGCGCATCCCCCGTGGCCTCGCGCAGGCGGGCGAGGGTGCGGCTCATCGCCGGTGGACTGAGGTTCATCCGCCGCGCGGCACCGAGGACGCTTCCCTCGCGCAAAAGGGCGTCGAGCGCGAGAAGCAGGTTCGCATCGATGGAGTGCATGGAACGCATTTATATCGTGCTTTCAGTGCACTGGATGCATGTGATTCGCTCTTTACATTTCATGCCATGACGCGACTTTTGCTGCCTCTCTGCACGGTTCTCTTCCTTTGCTATGCCACCATTGGCCTGCCCTTGCCCGTGCTCCCCGGGCACGTTCATCACGCGCTCGGTTTCGACGCCTTGCTCGTAGCGCTCACCATCGGCGTTCAATCCGTCTCGACCTTGGCGACCCGTCACATGGCGGGGACGATGGTCGATGTGCGCGGGCCGCGCAGGGCGGTGTTCGCCGGGGTGCTCGTATGCGCGCTGGCCTGTGGCGTGTACCTCGTCTCGATTCCGTTTGCTGCCCATTCGCCGGCGGCGAGCCTCGACGTGCTCCTCTTGGGGCGTGCCATTCTCGGCCTGGGAGAAAGCCTCGCCACCACGGGCGTGCTCTCGTGGGCCGTGGCCTTGGTCGGACGCGAACGCGCCGGCCGTGCCATGGCGTGGGTGGGCATCTCCATGTACGGAGCGCTCGCCGTCGGCGCGCCGGTGGGGGCCGCCATTGCGAAGGCTTACGGTTTCGCCGGCGTCTCGCTGGCCGCCATGGTAGCGCCGCTTCTGGGCATCGCGGTGATGCGCGCCATCCCCGAGGTGAAGCCCACGGGCGCCGCGCGCGCGCCGTTTCATCGCGTCCTCGGCGTGGTCTGGCGCCAGGGCGCGGGCCTCACCCTGGCGACGCTCGGCTTCGGGACCCTCGCCGCCTTCGGGCCGCTCTACTACCAGGCGCACGGCTGGTCGGGATCCGCCGCGGCCCTCACCGCCTTCGGCGCCGC encodes:
- a CDS encoding MFS transporter, translating into MTRLLLPLCTVLFLCYATIGLPLPVLPGHVHHALGFDALLVALTIGVQSVSTLATRHMAGTMVDVRGPRRAVFAGVLVCALACGVYLVSIPFAAHSPAASLDVLLLGRAILGLGESLATTGVLSWAVALVGRERAGRAMAWVGISMYGALAVGAPVGAAIAKAYGFAGVSLAAMVAPLLGIAVMRAIPEVKPTGAARAPFHRVLGVVWRQGAGLTLATLGFGTLAAFGPLYYQAHGWSGSAAALTAFGAAYIVARLFFGTFPDRFGGARVAVVSLAVEIVGQLLLAQASSPAGAMAGATLTGFGFSLVFPSLGVEAVRHAPPANRGVVLGAYVAFFDVAIGLLVPLSGGLVRAMGYGAAFVAGAAASGLAVVLTLSPSRFSFPRTARVSEQPDRTS